The following are encoded in a window of Halalkalicoccus jeotgali B3 genomic DNA:
- a CDS encoding Lrp/AsnC family transcriptional regulator, which produces MAKQTFESFDDIDGIILRALAENPRVPYSEITDTLAEMGYEMSPEGVRYRVDKIIELTTVFFLVDPQTVSWEILRVAVSTKDTKDSKHEAFGLLCEQPFWHVSRGIGTYDLYAVGSLPSLQKVDELVTRVREADCVSKVDYIVVTSRNQDMTQYLNMDYLPTFSEE; this is translated from the coding sequence ATGGCGAAACAGACATTCGAGTCGTTTGACGATATTGACGGGATAATTCTTCGTGCACTCGCGGAGAATCCACGAGTCCCCTATTCCGAGATCACGGACACCTTAGCGGAAATGGGATACGAAATGAGTCCAGAGGGGGTCAGATACCGGGTTGATAAGATCATCGAACTGACCACTGTATTCTTCCTAGTGGACCCCCAGACGGTCTCGTGGGAAATCCTCCGTGTTGCAGTGTCTACAAAAGATACCAAAGATTCCAAGCATGAAGCGTTCGGGCTTCTTTGTGAACAGCCATTCTGGCACGTCTCGCGTGGGATCGGAACATACGACTTGTATGCCGTCGGCAGCCTCCCTTCGCTCCAGAAGGTTGACGAACTTGTCACACGAGTCCGTGAGGCGGACTGCGTCAGTAAAGTGGATTATATCGTGGTAACGAGTCGAAATCAAGATATGACTCAGTATCTAAATATGGACTACCTCCCGACGTTTAGTGAGGAATAA
- a CDS encoding ABC transporter substrate-binding protein gives MRHVTKSRRSVLQSTAGAMGGVSLALAGCLGGSSEEGAVEPIELIVTTEDYDPIRYEFGNLIAENWRELGFEVEVTPLAWNTIVSRTFDEQNFDTFTLNWAGRAARLDPDVFCYSLHHSSQTDQGGNNMVNYESSEYDEYAEAQRKAYDENERQEAVMQCQELFAEDQPRTPIANQTQAMPYLEARFDDIVNMMGEGLMSFWTAVDSMPANGVEQISLGYPSDVNNLNPVDGTASHDTQTMRLIYDKLVRIDQEGMATNWLAEDVTVVDDTTIRATIRDGHQWHDGEDLTVEDVKFSFDYLNEYSSLLSSFMGPLESTEIIDERTVEFTLSDSFAPFIPVGLGQVFIIPQHIWENIPEDLDGVSEPVGWENPEPVGSGPFEFVSWNRDEQMVLQANQNHFHTPNIPELIKIPGADMQSLVRLLEDESLDMIGWVPGPDTVNRLDSEIDHVTISSIDSHNWYHINYQLERPPFDDVAVRHALADAIPKQDIVDIVMDGMGTVTHTFMAAVNDFWHNPDVREFGNDLGRAQITLEEAGYTLENGRLYYPEE, from the coding sequence ATGCGACACGTTACCAAAAGTCGTCGAAGCGTACTACAAAGCACTGCAGGGGCTATGGGTGGAGTATCACTTGCCTTGGCTGGTTGTTTAGGTGGAAGCAGCGAGGAGGGTGCTGTCGAACCCATCGAACTCATCGTAACGACCGAGGATTACGATCCGATTCGGTACGAGTTCGGCAACCTTATCGCCGAAAACTGGCGTGAACTAGGATTTGAGGTCGAAGTCACCCCACTAGCGTGGAATACGATCGTCTCACGAACGTTTGACGAGCAGAATTTCGACACGTTTACGCTAAACTGGGCCGGTCGTGCCGCGCGGCTGGATCCAGACGTATTCTGCTACTCACTCCATCATTCCTCTCAGACTGATCAGGGAGGCAACAATATGGTGAACTACGAAAGTTCTGAGTACGACGAATATGCAGAGGCCCAACGGAAAGCCTACGATGAAAACGAGCGGCAGGAGGCGGTCATGCAATGCCAAGAACTCTTCGCCGAAGACCAGCCTCGGACGCCTATCGCAAATCAGACACAGGCGATGCCATACCTTGAGGCTCGCTTTGACGATATTGTCAATATGATGGGCGAGGGACTGATGTCCTTTTGGACGGCGGTTGATTCCATGCCGGCAAATGGAGTTGAGCAGATCAGTCTTGGCTACCCCTCAGACGTCAATAACCTCAATCCGGTTGATGGGACGGCGAGTCACGACACGCAGACGATGCGGCTTATCTACGACAAACTCGTTCGGATCGATCAGGAGGGGATGGCGACCAATTGGCTCGCTGAGGATGTTACAGTGGTTGACGATACCACAATCAGAGCGACGATTCGTGATGGTCACCAGTGGCACGACGGGGAGGATCTGACGGTTGAGGACGTGAAGTTTTCCTTTGATTACTTAAATGAATATTCGTCTCTCCTCAGCTCGTTCATGGGTCCTTTAGAATCTACCGAAATTATCGACGAACGGACAGTCGAATTCACGCTGTCGGACTCGTTTGCGCCGTTCATTCCGGTTGGACTAGGTCAGGTCTTCATCATCCCTCAGCACATCTGGGAGAATATCCCCGAGGACCTGGATGGCGTCTCGGAGCCGGTTGGATGGGAGAATCCCGAACCCGTCGGGAGTGGCCCGTTCGAATTTGTCAGCTGGAATCGAGATGAACAGATGGTTCTCCAAGCGAATCAGAACCACTTTCATACGCCGAACATTCCAGAGCTTATCAAGATCCCCGGGGCCGACATGCAGAGTCTAGTGCGGCTCCTCGAAGATGAGTCGCTTGACATGATTGGGTGGGTGCCGGGTCCTGACACTGTCAACCGTCTCGATTCCGAAATTGATCATGTCACCATTAGCTCGATTGATAGCCACAATTGGTACCATATCAACTACCAGCTTGAACGTCCCCCGTTCGACGATGTCGCGGTCAGACACGCACTTGCAGACGCGATTCCGAAACAGGACATTGTTGACATCGTGATGGACGGTATGGGGACGGTGACCCACACATTCATGGCCGCTGTCAATGACTTCTGGCATAATCCCGACGTCAGAGAGTTCGGGAATGATCTCGGAAGGGCACAAATTACGCTCGAAGAAGCCGGCTACACGCTTGAAAACGGTCGGCTCTATTACCCGGAGGAGTAA